caccaacatggtacacgtatacatacgtaacaaacctgcacgttgtgaacatgtaccccagaacttacagtgtaataaaaaataaaataaaatagcttttccAGGCGGCTGCCGAAGATGGCGGAGGTGCAGGTCCTGGTGCTCGCTGGTTGAGGCCACCTCCTGGGCCTAAACAAGTACTGCTGGGCTGGAAGGTGGTAGTCCTACGCTGCGAAGGCAACAACATTTCTGGCAATTTCTACAGAAACAAGTTGAAGTACCTGGCTTTCCTCCGCAAGCGGATGAACACCAACCCTTCCGAGGCCCCTACCACTTCCGGGCCCCCACCACTTCCGGGCCCCCAGCCGCATCCTCCGGCGGACTGTGTGAGGCCGGCTGCCTCAGAAGACCAAGCGAGGCCAGGCTGCCCTGGACCGCCTCAGGGTGTTTGACTACATCCCACCGCCCTACGACAAGAAAAAGCAGATGGTGGTTCCTGCTGCCCTCAAGGTCGTGCGACTAAAGCCTACAAGAAAGTTTGCCTATCTGGGGTGCCCGGCTTACGAGTTTGCCTGGAAGTACCAGGCAGTGACAGCCACcctggaggagaaaaggaaagagaaagccaAGATCCACTACCAGAGGAAGAAACAGCTCGTGATGCTACGGAAACAGGCTGAAAAGAACGTGGAGAAGAAAATTGACAAACACACACAGGTCCTCAAGACCCACGGACTCCTGGTCTGAGCCCAAAGTAAAGACTGTTaattcctcaaaaaaaataaaaaattaaaaaattaaaataatttaaaaatgaaatgaaatgaaatgaaaataaaaaaataaatattgatgcTCTTTGTGTCTCAGCCATGGGTCCTTTCTTCCCCGACACTAAACTAGTGATTGCACACACCTCAGGGGGTGAAGCCCTCCACTGAAGGGAAAATCCAGTATCTAAAGGGAAACCCAGCTCTGGGTCATTACTGgcatgcagaaataaaaaaatgtgttgcctgatttttcaatttttcaagagTAATTTAAATCTGGATCATGTGGAACctcctgatttttaaatactggcaaataaatcattttctaatAATTGTAAAAGCCAATTTGCTAATCAAAGTAAAGCCAACATGCCTACTAGAATGTTTCTTATCTCTGCTCtactctttattctcttttcGTAATCTCACCCATGCCCCATTGTTCAATGGCTATATAAACACCAACTTGTAATGACTTATCCGTAGAGTAGGCCCTTTTTGAAGCTCCAGATAAATTCAAATGCCTACCCAACATTTTTACTTGGATGTCTTGAAAGTGCTTCATGTTCAATATGTCCAAAACAGAATCCATGATCTCCTAATCTGATTCTCTTAGAAGAGCAGACTTGTTTTATTGTCTCCAATAAATGACATAATTATGGTTACTAACAGCTATGTGTCAGGTGTAGTTGGGCATATGTATATGCAAaggtgtataaatatatatttgagccatatatatgtgtgtaatatatatttgAGTATGTGATATCTATGTGAGATATACAGCTTATATATGtgatatagatacatatatgtgtatcagTATTATAGCACTAGTGTTGCCAGAATATAGTAAAGAATTATCTGTTAGAAAATAATGATAAGACTTGGAATTGACTCAGAAGAGAACAGCTTACATGACAGTCACAGTGAGGAAGGTGTCAACTCAATATAAGGCAGAATGTCTTATATTGGATGCCATAATGCACAGGGTCTCCTTGAGGAAGGAAGGACTTATTCCACTAGCTGCACGTGGACTGCCAGAAGATGTGCCTCAGTTTTTAACCTTCCTTGGGGATGGCCCCAGCTGAAGAGACTTGCCTTGCCAAGATGGCGCCTCCTTTTGGGGAAGCCAGCCTGCAATGACTGGTCATGATGATGGTATAAAGGCCCAGCCCTCCAGCCCAAACTCATGATAACTCTGGGGGGGCCACTGAAGGTCCAAGCTCACCATGGGTTCAGCTAAAGGCTTTGTCCTCTGCCCTATAGtatctccttctctcccttcctcaggGGTGATGCCATGGGAACTCCCTAATAAATGCCCCGCACCTTAATTTTCCTAAGtctgctaactgaagagctcAGTTTCAGAAACTTGCCCAATGGCAAGTGGAATGCTTGCATCCTAAATAGTCTGAGTGCATTGCTGGAAATGGCCAAACAGTGATAGGGTTGTTATTTTTGAATGTTACAGAAAAGATGCATACATTGGATGTCTTCTAATGTTCCTTTCAAATGTAAGGTTTTATTCTCAGTTTTGAATATTGGAAATCATATAACATCATTTATTTACAGAGAACTTTAcagattatatatattatctcattcaaGCCTCCCCAAAACCAAATGAAGTAGGTGGAGTATTAACCCCAtcttacagaggagaaaaaacaagGCTCAGAACATTATTTGGTCCAAGAGCacctatttattaaataaaggatCTAGTACTTGAACCAAGCTCTTCTCACATTTAGCATATAACCAGGATTTCTTTCACCATATCAATTATATGAAAGGACTATGggtttttataaaaatactatataacCAAAAAAGATACTAAACTTTTAATTTGCTTTGCTATCACCAgtatttttaatgagttttttaaatcattgaaAATGCAGCTGTATTTCTATTTGCCAGGTCTAAGTAATTCCATCCAAGAATTTTGATGGCATCTTTGAGATTTGCAGGattcctttattatttcatttgactCTATATGAGAGTCTGCCTTTCTGTTCAGTTGTATGGAAATGTTCTATGATATATACCTGGCAGTACATATTTCATTGCCTCCAGACTGCCAGGACCAAAGCCAGAGATCCCTTAGCAAACTGTTGCATGTTAACAAGAACATTACAATAGCAGGTGAAGGAAGCTTTgcacaaaatatttctgaaataaaatgttagcagGTAGACTCTATTCTAGCAACCACCAAACCAGACAAAGGAAAGCCTAGCTCTTCAGGTTACCAGAACTTGAGATTTTGTGGTAGAAAAACTTAAACAAAAGCCAGACAAGTGCCCTGCTATCATCTTCAGAGTTACATTAGATGATCAGAATGGATGGAAGACTGAACTACTATACTCTGAAGAGAGACAAAAGCATCTTCCCCCAGTTCCCAATTGTGTCCTTTGACACAATAGTATAATCCAAATTAACCTTACAAGAGCAACATGAATCCAGAAGTCTTCATGGGCTCTAACCAGACCATATTAGTCTTTCCATCAAAGACTATTTCATACTTGACTTTATGGAACCCCCTTGGAGGATCTTGGAAGGGAAGAGATTTTGTAATTATGAAATCCAAGTGTACTTTGttaccatttttcttctttcaggtaACAATGAGGGTTTAGTGTGTACCAGACCAAGTCAAGGGCTTTGCATGCATTATTTCAATGAATCCTAGCTGCAGTTTTGAGTTTGCTATTAATGTGTCCTTTATGCAAAGGAAAAAAGTGAAGCTCACTTTTCCTAGGATCACTTGgcttgtaagtggcagagctagtgTTTGGCTTTCTCTAGCATCTGAGCTCTTCACAGCTCCACACTGCCTTTTCTAAGtccttcaaaatgaaaaacatttagtCATCTAAATTTTCCACAAAATGTAACACAAAATTGTAGATCGTGCTATGCAATCTTCAGATTATGTTAAAACTGAGTAAAATCCACCTAGTTCAGCAGCAAGAACTCTAACTGAACAGAAAATAGGATCTTTACAACTCTACTGTGTATACGGCAACCTGGGCTATAGTGTAGACAGGGGATATTGACAGGAATCCTACTCTGACCAGTGGGCTTGCCACTCAAGATTTAAGGAGTCAAAGGAAATAGCTCTAATTGACATGATTTTGAGTTTTCTTGAAAAGCAAAagacaattaatattttaaagggcCACAAATTACAAGAATAATCAAAATGCACAGTTTCTAGGATTCTAGAGGCCAAAGAAATGGCAGAAAAATAGAATAGTTTCTGTCAGGAGCCAGCGTTATTGGAAATACATTTGACAACAAGAATTTAAAGACTATTAAAGAAACATATGTCATAAAACATCACATCCCATTCAAGGGATCTAAGGTTTTAAACAAAGAAGTTAAATCCTCTATATAACACAAAATATTTCTGTACATGGcctaaaagaacaaaatatgaaCATATTGCTATTTCCTTCCAGTCCCGCAAACTACCAACCTCTGTTGAATACTCCTATGCCAAGTAATTGTGGACAAGATTTGGAGAACTGGTTCTCGCTTTCTCCACAAGTCGCTGAAAACCACGATTATTAGAAATACAGGAAAGAACAACACCAAtgcttataaaagagaaaatgaaatgaataaaagaccaGGCCAGATTATGAAGGCAGTGAAACTACTGTTTATGATATTTTAATGGTAAGTATACATcactatacatttgtccaaacccatagaatgtacgacaaacaccaagagtgaaccctaatgtaaactatggactttgagtgataatgaGGTATGAatggttcatcaattgtaataaACATACCACTCTGGTGCCAAATGTTGATGGTGAGGGGGGCTACGCATGGCTGGCAGGGGGTAGGGAGGATACAGGAACTCTGTATagtctgctcaattttgctgtgaacctaaaacttcttaaaaaaaaaaaaaagtctttaaaagaaGATGACTAGCCTGGGGTCACATGACAGAGGTTGGGAGACCCACAGAGGTCCATAGGCAGCATCTTAAAGTAACAGAGGATGAGTAAACCAAACTCCACAGCTCTACCCTGCTACCTGCCAGTCATTTGCTCCATTATGCCAAAATAGTCACAGAATATTTACAACCCTCTCCTCCTTGTACTCTTCATGTTGTTTGCATAGAAttgtctacttttaaaaatgtattataagtgtgtctattttattccatttacttattttttaattaatttatttttgtagagatagggtctcactctattgcccagactggagtgcactggtgccatcatagctcactgcagtctcaaactcaagctcaagtgatcctcctgcctcagcctctcaaagtgttaagattacggCCATGAGCCACAGGGTCTGGCCTTAGTGTgcctattttaaaaggaaatactcGCAAAGTAATGAGTCAGAAAAATCTATTATTGAACATTTTAGTTGCAAAATTAACAGTTACTGATGTTCACTCTACAAAAATTGGtctataatatttcctttttgcaGCAAAGTTTAGCATAGCGAGCAGTAATTTTAGCAcgtataaaaagtattaaaagctGTGTGATGGGTACATGAAGGATTATTACGTTATTATCTACTTCTGTACCTGTTTGAAATTCTCTTTGAtataaaggttttctttttaaaaaaaaaaaaactgaactatAAAACCTGCTTAATGTACCAATAACTCTACATGAGGCAATTTAATTGCTGTCAGATTGTGTTATTATAGTCatagaaaaatattctatattctatagCACCATCATCCTAAAGCATAGCACAGTATTTAAGGATCTGAGTTCAGGAATCAGACTGCCAAGGTGCATTCCACATACTTCACTTCTTAGCTGTTAAAACCTTGGAAAAGTTATTTTGCTTAAGCTCCAATTTCCGCACCCAGAAAGGGAATAACATCACCATAAAGccattatgagaattaaatgacataaAATGTGTGTAAAGTCACAGCACAATGTCTGCCTCATaatatgtgttcaataaatataagCTACTATTAATATTGCAAGGTTCTCATAGATATTAAAGTTAAAAGAAGCAGTAAAGCCAATAAAGAGCTCTAATCTATAGATGGGGAATGAGTTCAGAGAGTCACagttcagaaattaaaaaacatttcccCATTCTAGTGTATTCCTAAATTTTTCCTATtagaagatattttatataataaattagaatatatttattaataaattagaatatatttattagaatatattctaataaattaaaatttagaatttatgaaaattttacaaaaataaaagaaattataaaatcctAGCATAGTCTTTTAACACCAGTTAAataatccaaagaaagttttgcCATTGTTTCAATCAATCAGTTGTCAAGTTGACTTTGGGTTTTACTTCTCACCAGGCCTTCTGGTGGCACCTCCTCTGTGGCCTGTCTCACACTTAGCCAAAGATAAGTGGGTTATTTGGATTCTCTCATAGTCTCCCCTGCATAGATACATGGAGAACTACCTGAACAGCTagtcttttcctttcatttgccACAAAGGTCGCTATTTCTACTGACAACACCACTAGGTGTGAAGTTTTTCCACACTGTGCACCAAACTAAATGATTCCCTTTTGGCAGGGAAGCTGCTGGTTTTCATGTTCAGCAGTGCCCTCATAAACTTCTCAACAGATCCATCTTGGGAATGGGGTACAGAAGACATGGAAAGGAGAAGCCCCAGATAAGAATGCCATAGACTCCCATTGCTCCTACTAACTTacatttagcatttttttgtGGATAATTGCTTCTCAATTTGTTGTACGTCTTTGGTGAATTTTAAGAGCACTGAAATGGTTGTTTTAGACCATACTGTCCAGTTTTAttattgtataatattttattagaaaaaaattaaaacatacaatgTTTATCACAAAGGTAAATAGTAAGACATGTTCTAAATTGTCTAACTGGTTGccattattattagtattttgttttgtagacaacaattatatgcaaaataaaatgttcatccAATCTCAATGCAATATTGGCCCTCGTCTAGACAGTGTTTTTATGAGGAGTTACATTATCTAATATTTGAATTATTCAAGTTCCTTAAAATGTAAGGATTCCAAAAGCTGGTACtaaataataattcattatttaGAAGCTCCTTTATCTCAAAAATATGTCTTTTCTGACAGATCATTAGGactactggtttttaaaaaaaacaggatGCTAGACATGTACTGTTAGAAAGAGTGTATGATGATtggataaaattaaatacctctGTGAACATAATTATAAAGAACCAGGTtgagacatgaaaaataaatatatttgactgCAGAACCCAGagttacaaaaaatatttgtactCTGCTGGAGATGCTCTCTCTTAGACAAAATTGTCAAAAAGGAACTTCACCAGGATTAAGTGCAAGCCTGTGTATGCACATTCAGGATGCACTAAACTGTAGTTCAGCCAATCCCTTTACTTTCCAATCCATTGTTCACCCTAATCACAGTCCAACTAATCACAAGATGAATCCATAAGATAATTAAAGCAACCTAAATTAATGGATCATTTATACTCAGTCTCATTCATTTTAAACATCTGACATAATTACAATTTACGGCTTTCTCTTTGTATTAGAGTGCATAGCTGTTAGAACTTAAGCACAATTAGCTGAAAGGAACTGGAAGATGCAATAAGTGTGATATTATGTTACGAATTGTTTTCATGTAATTCTTCTGATCTTTAAATAAGGTAACAAAGTTAATGAATGTGTTCACATAATGATCTGCCAACAACTTGAATGGTCTTAATAAAGTGACAATCtgcaagaaaaagcaaaagaggtTACACAACTCCTCACTGCTCTGGAAAGAAGTCTAGAAAGGTGCCAAAATTGCAATAATTTCATGggaaccaaacaaaaaaagtaatgatttttAAGGCTAAAATTGCACCCTACATTCTCAATATAGTAAAATTGGTATTtagaagtgttttcttttttccagataTTGCAAGCTCCAAAATGAGTGAACAGAAAGATGCAGAGCCATGTAGAAAATATTCTTTCATGAAGAAAAATCCAGCACATTACAATGATGCCCTCTGCTGTGATTTTTGATACTACACCAAATAGCCTCATTTCCAATATGTCTCATTGTCTTTGCAGTGCCAATACTTCCAGAAAGCTTTAAGGAAAAAATGACTTAAATCCTTCTATAAAGTTAGTGATCTCAAggatcttttaaaaactgaagtgaTTGATGCTGGGTAATGTTATTCTGAACATGGTGTTTGAGCCACATAAACTTCAGTAAATCCCTTAGTGACagcattatttatttaagaacatattttcatttattttgtattctatttAAATAGTTCCAAAAGGAGATGATATTCACACCAAATGGTTTCTGTAATGACAACTGCTGACCCAATTCGatagccaaaaaaaattttttttttacttagaaatTTTTGTGTCTCAAATGACCTTTCTACTAAAGTGTCTCCATTTCCTGGGAAAATGTATCAAGAAGCCCAGAAAATtaaccccaaaattcatatgagaCTAAAATCAATGCCATTTGAGTATCATTTCTTAATTGCCAAAAGCAGATGTGGACTTACAAGGAAGTGAATAAAGCCTCTTTTGCAAGGTCCCTTTTAAGTGTTAGGAGTGGACGGGAGTTGTGAAGTATTTCATGTGGGGAGGAGAAGTCAGATTGCATTGTGGGAACATTTCTACATAAGAATTTCTGGTCAATTGCATCAAGATAGCTTAGGGATAAAGAAAGAGACCTGAACCTCTAACAGTCAAGTAAATTGTAATGATTTGTTTTCCTAAGTTAAATATTTCATGcctgtttgttgttgctgttgttgttattgttgtttttcttaaagagggccacaaaaaaaattgtataaagttCAGGACCGACAAAACCTGAATTGGCTGTTAGACAGTACAATACTACCCAGTACAATCCTGCCCAGAAtacgttattttatttttactgggGTCATCTTGTactaatagaaattattttaggggCACTTTTGAAACCAAGGCTAAATCATAGCTTTAAAATGCATTGGTAAAATACTTTATACAattaagggaaagaaagagaactaATATATTCCCAACAGTGAAGCCACCCAGCGTTCAGGGGCCTCTAGCTGTTGATATCTATGTAGGGGTTAAAAGTACTGGCTATGGAGCCAGGCTACCCTGGATTTCCATTCTGAGTCCATCATTCCCTATCTATGCCACCTTTGGTGAGTCACTCATGCCCTGCAAATAGGAGGCATTCAGTAACTatctgttgagtgaatgaataaataatgcatCAATCCCACACACTGTCCAGAAAACTTTATCAAATACAGTAGttcaatttaattccattttaaaagctatttgttGCACATCCTTTAGGGAAAAATTTTGGACaaaagggtgggaggggatgCAAGAGTTTAAGCAAAGTGTTGTTTGGATTTAAAAAGAGTACTTAAATTTGGTTGAGGAGATTGGAAACGGTTTCATGGAGCAAACAGCATTTAGGGAAGAGCCCTGAGATTATTAGGATTAGATCTGGGCGATGTGAAAGATAAAGCAGGCTCGAAGCATTTCAGGCTGAGGAAGCAATACAATAAGCCAAGactcaaagatgaaaaaaaaaatgcagagagtATGTGTTCGGGGAAAAATCAGCAGCCCCACTGGCTTGTGGCAAAAGAATTCATGGGAGACTGGATTGGAAGCTATTCAGGGTCATACCACCACTTCAGTCACTGATCCTCCCCATTTTGGAGATGCTGACAACTTCCCTGTAAGTGAAGGTTCACCCAACCACCATTATAAGTTACACTTTACTTTCTTTATAGACAGTGCCTTTATTTAACTGATACGAAGAAGTATGGGACTCAGTAaacaattaataaattataattaaactCTTCTTGTTCCAGTATTGAAAGGGAATTTTTTAATTCAAGCTTTTGTCCAAGTATGGGTTATCCGTATCTTTTTTGAATAGCGACTTCTTTCACATAGAGATCATTTGAATTTCAAGGTTCAAGTTGAAGCTATTGACTGGAAGACTGAAAGGGAAGGAAGCGTAATGGGTGTTGGGTTAACAACATAAATTTTGTTCTAGGTTATTAGAAGAGAAATTGTTCTCCAGGCAAATTTTGACAAAGCTGGATGAGTAAATGAAAGAAATGCCATTCTAGTTGGTACATAAAAAAGGAACTGCCTTGGGCCAGACTTCAGTTTCAAATTGGCCTCCAACACTTACCTGTAGTGTGGTCTTGGGCAATTCATCTAACCTCTCTATGCCTTGATTTCCACTTGTATAAAATGAGAAGTACAAtcacaataataaaatatgccAGCAGTATATTGTATTACTATCCACCTGTGGGAGGAGTATGTATTTTCACTCCACTGTCTTTGGACCTGGCCATGTGATGTGTTTTGCCCAGGGGAATGTGACATTTGCCACTCCttttattatgagaacagcatgctCCTAAGGAGGCTGCTCTTTCAGTCCGCATTCTAGAACAAAGAAGACACAGGAAGCAGAGATGCAGCTGATCTACAGCTTACATAAAACCTGAATGATAAATAAACTTTGTCATTGTAAGTCACTGAGATTTGCGAGTTGTTCCTGCTGCAAAGCCAAGTAATACACTGTGCCACCCACCTCACATATTTGTCCTAAGcgaactttaaaaatgttttaaagcacTTTATAATGTTCTGTGTCCGTCTATGTCTCAAAGCAGCTCCTTCTCTCGCCATAGATTGATGCAGGTCAGAAAAGTTAGAAACAGCACTAACTTATGTGAGACAGTAAAGTGGGAATACCTACTTTCAAAGCTGcacctccctctcctgcccttcTGCCATTGGTTCCCAAATTCGTTGCTACTGCCCCGTTAGGATTATACTCAGTTCCTATCCCATATcctcataaaacaaaataattgcacaggttttttttatttgtgatgtgAACTctcataaaattattgaaatggtACCGCTTTTTCTGCTAGTGTTGGCCCCAATTCTCTTTGAGAAAATGCTCAGAACTGCCGGCGTCTGTTTCTTCTCTCTATTTTGGTTAAATTTTACTTGAATCCTTCATTTAGTCAATTTTGCCAGAACTTCTCTGTGGAATGCTATTTAAATTCAAAGCACTGTATGAAAAAATTTCAAACGGATcgcttaaaaaacacacacacacatttcaattTACTTAGCAGTAAGTAACTCTTGTTGACTAAACTCAATAAAGAAGCAACCACTGAGACCATAGAGAAAAATCCCAAGGGGTGGCACCCCGACTGGCATTAACCCAGGGAGACATGATGGCTAGGGAAGTAGGTGGGACAATGACTGGGCTCGAAAACAAGAAAATCTTTGTTATAAAAGCCTCCCATTTCTGCACACTTAAGTTGAAAGAAGGTGAGCTTCCAGTTACATAAGCCTAGGCAGTTTTGAATTCCAGGTAGCCCACAATCTCTTGCAACCTTAGGCCGCTTACCTGAGACTTAGCCTTTCTTACCCAACGAATCAGGGAAAATAAAGCTCTTACAAGACAAGCAAGTTCGTGTTAAATGGAATAAGGTGAGTGGAACACCTAACAGAGGACTCAAACATTAATAGCGTCTCCAACAACTTTCGATTTGTGGTTGGCTGAGGCGGAGGAACAAGATGGCGGCGCCGGCGGCGTGACCGGGCCCTCGGGCCCACAGCCGTTGGCAGCGGTGGCAGCGGTAATGCCGCCGCAACTCGCTGTGCCCGCCCCCTTTCTCAGCCCGCAACGTCGCCGCGACAGCGAGGCAGCGACCGCCACCCAGAAAGAGGTTGTGGCCCAGCCTGGCAACCTTGAGAAACCCTCGAAAACTGGCCTGGCGGAAACCCTGGTGTGCTCTGGGGATCAGGCTGACTCCAGGCCCTGTAACACCGGGAAAGGCCTTGGTGGCCATTTCCAGCAGCCCTCACCCTCAGCCTTGTGGGCTGGCGGGCCCCGGAGGCCTCCATCCTCCCCTAGAGGGGTCAGGGCTGAGCCCAGCCTCCACCTTTGCCTCTCAGGATGGGAAACAACAGCGGCTCCAAGGCCGAACTCGTTGTGGGAGGGAAATACAAACTGGTGCGGAAGATCGGGTCTGGCTCCTTCGGAGACGTTTATCTGGGGATCACCACCACCAATGGCGAGGAAGTAGCAGTGAAGCTGGAATCTCAGAAGGCCAAGCACCCCCAGTTGTTGTATGAGAGCAAACTCTACACGATTCTTCAAGGTGGGGTTGGCATCCCCCACATGCACTGGTATGGTGAGGAAAAAGACAGCAATGTGCTAGTCATGGACCTTCTGGGACCCAGCCTGGAAAACCTCTTTAATTTCTGTTCAAGAAGGTTCACCATGAAAACTGTACTTATGTTAGCCGACCAGATGATCAGCAGAATTGAATACGTGCATACAAAGAATTTTCTACACCGAGACATTAAACCAGATAACTTCCTGATGGGTACTGGGCGCCACTGTAATAAGTTGTTCCTTATTGATTTTGGTTTGGCCAAAAAGTACAGAGACAACAGCACCAGGCAACACATACCGTACAGAGAAGATAAACACCTCATTGGCACTGTCCGATATGCCAGCATCAATGCACATCTTGGTATTGAGCAGAGCCGCCGAGATGACATGGAATCCTTAGGCTacgttttcatgtattttaatagAACCAGCCTGCCGTGGCAAGGACTAAAGGctataacaaaaaaacaaaaatatgaaaaaattagtgAGAAGAAGATGTCCACCCCTGTTGAAGTTTTATGTAAGGGGTTTCCTGCAGAATTTGCCATATACTTGAACTACTGTCGTGGGCTGCGCTTTGAGGAAGTCCCAGATTACATGTATCTGAGGCAGCTATTCCGCATTCTTTTCAGGACCCTGAACCACCAATATGACTACACATTTGATTGGACGATGTTAAAGCAGAAAGCAGCACAGCAGGCAGCCTCTTCCAGTGGGCAGGGTCAGCAGGCCCAAATCCAGACAGGCAAGCAAACTGAAAAAACCAAGAATAATGTGAAAGATAACTAAGCGTGAATGAGGAACAGAAGCAGCAGAACAGATGATTCGAGCAGCATTTGTTTCTCCCCACATCTAGAAATTGTAGTTCATATGCACACTAGCTAGTGGCTGTGGACAACCATTTACTTGGTGTAAA
This Piliocolobus tephrosceles isolate RC106 chromosome X, ASM277652v3, whole genome shotgun sequence DNA region includes the following protein-coding sequences:
- the CSNK1A1L gene encoding casein kinase I yields the protein MGNNSGSKAELVVGGKYKLVRKIGSGSFGDVYLGITTTNGEEVAVKLESQKAKHPQLLYESKLYTILQGGVGIPHMHWYGEEKDSNVLVMDLLGPSLENLFNFCSRRFTMKTVLMLADQMISRIEYVHTKNFLHRDIKPDNFLMGTGRHCNKLFLIDFGLAKKYRDNSTRQHIPYREDKHLIGTVRYASINAHLGIEQSRRDDMESLGYVFMYFNRTSLPWQGLKAITKKQKYEKISEKKMSTPVEVLCKGFPAEFAIYLNYCRGLRFEEVPDYMYLRQLFRILFRTLNHQYDYTFDWTMLKQKAAQQAASSSGQGQQAQIQTGKQTEKTKNNVKDN